A stretch of Megalobrama amblycephala isolate DHTTF-2021 linkage group LG14, ASM1881202v1, whole genome shotgun sequence DNA encodes these proteins:
- the LOC125246352 gene encoding ladderlectin-like, whose protein sequence is MAVLRSLMLLFIIFSIGNAEVIKCPKGWSSFGLRCFKYFSQSVNWITAERNCQGLGANLASVRNKLEYEFLLGLLPSSTRAWIGAHDAVQEGQWLWSDGSVYDFTNWCAGEPNNLGTENCLEISFSSNRCWNDLTCAGQIGYICVTDA, encoded by the exons ATGGCAGTGCTGAGAAGTCTAATGCTTCTTTTCATCATCTTCTCCATTGGGAATGCAGAAg TCATAAAATGCCCCAAAGGATGGTCAAGTTTTGGACTCCGGTGCTTCAAGTACTTCTCTCAGTCGGTTAACTGGATCACAGCAGAG AGAAACTGCCAAGGTCTTGGTGCGAATCTCGCATCTGTGCGTAATAAACTGGAATATGAGTTTCTGCTGGGTCTGTTGCCTTCTTCCACACGTGCTTGGATTGGTGCTCATGATGCTGTACAA GAAGGACAGTGGTTGTGGAGTGATGGATCTGTGTATGACTTTACCAACTGGTGCGCTGGAGAACCTAACAATCTGGGTACTGAGAACTGTCTGGAGATCAGCTTTTCCT CTAACCGTTGCTGGAACGACTTGACTTGTGCAGGCCAAATAGGCTATATTTGTGTTACAGATGCTTGA